AGTCGCTTCGCCGGCCTTGCCGGCTGTGTTTCCACCTCCCCACCCCCACGGAGAGTTTTATGCCGGAGAACACGCCCCGCTCTTCTTTCCTGTCTCTGTCGATCATCGCCCTGCTGCTCCTCACCGTTATCGTGCTCGGATATTTCTATGCAACGTCCCCTACCGAAGGCCAGCTGGATGCGGCCCGGCAGGACATCACTGCTCTGGAAAGCCGGCTGGAGTCGATGCGCGAGGAACTGGCCGCCGCCCGCGACGACCTCACGGCGGTCCGATTCGACTTCGATCGGCTCGAACGGGAGAATCGCGACCTGAGCGAGCGAATCGAGGCGCGCGGAGACGCCGACCGATCTCTGGACGAATGCGAGGCGGAGCTTGCCGGAGTGGAAGCCGAGTTGAAGGACGCCGAAGCGAAGCTCGCCCGGTTGGAGGCCCCTGCCGCGGCCAACGCAACGGACCCTTTGCAGGACGAGCTTGAGGCTTGCCGGACAAAGATTGCCGAAACAACTGCCGAGCTGGACGAGGCGCAGTCCGAAATCGCCGCCCTGCGCGAGGAGCTGCAAACCCTGCGCGTCGGCGCGGACACCCAGGTAGCCGGCAACGAGACCAACGCCACCCGGTGCGAAGAAGACAAGGCCGCGCTGCAGGATGAGCTTGCCGCGCTGCAGGATGAGCTTGCCGCGCTGCGTTCCGAGCGAGACGACATCGCCGGGCAGCTCGACACGCTTCATAATAGCAGCCAGGAGATTGCGGATCGGCTGGCCGAATGCCAGGAAAGCCGACAGGCCGCCGCACGCGGCCAGGACGAGCTGCAATCCACCCTGCGGGACATGAAGTCCGAGTACCAGAACCTCGTGGACTCTCTGCGCAAGGAGATCGACGCAAAAAGCGTGGTCATC
Above is a genomic segment from Oceanidesulfovibrio indonesiensis containing:
- a CDS encoding OmpA family protein: MPENTPRSSFLSLSIIALLLLTVIVLGYFYATSPTEGQLDAARQDITALESRLESMREELAAARDDLTAVRFDFDRLERENRDLSERIEARGDADRSLDECEAELAGVEAELKDAEAKLARLEAPAAANATDPLQDELEACRTKIAETTAELDEAQSEIAALREELQTLRVGADTQVAGNETNATRCEEDKAALQDELAALQDELAALRSERDDIAGQLDTLHNSSQEIADRLAECQESRQAAARGQDELQSTLRDMKSEYQNLVDSLRKEIDAKSVVIEQIEDRLSINILGEILFSLGSRRLRPEGRKLLAGVAENLSPAHGDVVYIIGHTDTVPIGAEFREIFPSNWDLSAARAASVARFLLERYVVPPERIAVMGMAEHHPIADNDTAEGRAKNRRVEILIGPELYGN